A genomic segment from Bradyrhizobium sp. ISRA430 encodes:
- a CDS encoding FCD domain-containing protein: MPVAPLFRPIDVAPAYQKVADAIEREIVNGRIKPGDPIGTEHDLVRQFGVNRSTIREGIRVLEEGGLIKRDSSRRLHACLPRYSKLASRLSRALVLHEVTFRELYEASMTLEVASIEGAVERATEENIAELTDNLVRSEAVVGHPAALAECDAEFHVLVAKASQNRVLQLAREPAAQLFYPTTEMIVTGVAEGGPRLVAAHRHLIDAIRRRDREAGVLWTRRHLQDWRRGFEKIASLDRSVEHMYMEHAQAARRR, encoded by the coding sequence TTGCCCGTCGCGCCGCTGTTTCGTCCGATCGATGTTGCGCCGGCCTATCAGAAGGTCGCCGACGCCATCGAACGCGAGATCGTCAATGGCCGGATCAAGCCCGGCGATCCCATCGGCACCGAGCACGATCTGGTGCGGCAGTTCGGCGTCAATCGCTCGACCATTCGCGAAGGCATTCGCGTGCTCGAGGAGGGCGGACTGATCAAGCGCGATTCCTCGCGCCGCCTGCACGCCTGTCTGCCGCGCTACAGCAAGCTCGCGAGTCGCCTCAGCCGAGCGCTGGTCCTGCACGAGGTGACGTTCCGAGAACTCTACGAGGCCTCGATGACGCTCGAAGTCGCCAGCATCGAAGGCGCGGTGGAGCGGGCGACGGAAGAGAATATCGCCGAGCTCACCGACAATCTCGTGCGCAGCGAGGCGGTGGTCGGCCATCCCGCAGCGCTGGCCGAATGCGACGCCGAATTCCACGTCCTGGTCGCAAAAGCATCGCAGAACCGCGTGCTCCAGCTCGCGCGCGAGCCGGCGGCACAATTATTCTATCCGACGACCGAGATGATCGTGACCGGCGTTGCCGAGGGCGGCCCACGCCTGGTCGCCGCCCACCGCCATCTCATCGATGCGATCCGCCGCCGCGACCGCGAGGCCGGCGTGCTCTGGACTCGTCGTCACTTGCAGGATTGGCGGCGCGGTTTCGAGAAGATCGCGTCGCTCGATCGCTCGGTCGAGCACATGTACATGGAGCATGCGCAGGCGGCGCGGCGCAGATAG